The following coding sequences lie in one Arachis ipaensis cultivar K30076 chromosome B05, Araip1.1, whole genome shotgun sequence genomic window:
- the LOC107640588 gene encoding UPF0746 protein DDB_G0281095-like: MGLSIITEAQQGRRPQRGRRREEPQEEPQGEQEEQEEQQQYQPQNNMDMVQMQEAIERLSQQYMGIQEKQEEFHSQYMRSQQRQEELQLRMMSQQRDYESRSLVMQQEQAFQFHESFDHLTQMQAENMRDFKEFTTLQDARYGVQADYNINSQIKLSYIVEHLHNMDPTFPTYDEYFKGRNEREVDKALLLEDRVKETMKKAGF, encoded by the coding sequence atgggtttatcaattatCACAGAGGCACAACAGGGTCGCAGGCCacaaagagggagaagaagagaagaaccaCAAGAAGAACCACAAGGagaacaagaagaacaagaagaacagcaaCAATATCAACCACAGAACAACATGGACATGGTTCAGATGCAAGAAGCAATTGAGAGGTTGTCACAACAATACATGGGGATCCAAGAAAAGCAGGAAGAATTTCATTCACAATACATGAGGTCTCAACAAAGACAAGAGGAGCTTCAGTTGAGGATGATGAGTCAACAAAGGGATTATGAGTCAAGATCCCTCGTAATGCAACAGGAACAAGCTTTCCAATTTCATGAATCATTTGACCATTTGACCCAAATGCAAGCTGAGAACATGAGAGATTTCAAGGAATTCACAACCCTTCAAGATGCAAGGTATGGAGTTCAAGCTGACTATAACATAAATAGCCAAATAAAGTTGAGCTACATTGTGGAACATCTACACAATATGGATCCAACATTCCCAACTTATGATGAATACTTCAAGGGGAGGAATGAAAGAGAAGTAGACAAAGCACTGCTCCTTGAAGATAGAGTAAAAGAGACAATGAAGAAAGCTGGATTCTAG